One window from the genome of Saimiri boliviensis isolate mSaiBol1 chromosome 2, mSaiBol1.pri, whole genome shotgun sequence encodes:
- the HSPA5 gene encoding endoplasmic reticulum chaperone BiP, with protein sequence MKLFLVATMLLLLGAARAEEEDKKEDVGTVVGIDLGTTYSCVGVFKNGRVEIIANDQGNRITPSYVAFTPEGERLIGDAAKNQLTSNPENTVFDAKRLIGRMWNDPSVQQDIKFLPFKVVEKKTKPYIQVDIGGGQTKTFAPEEISAMVLTKMKETAEAYLGKKVTHAVVTVPAYFNDAQRQATKDAGTIAGLNVMRIINEPTAAAIAYGLDKREGEKNILVFDLGGGTFDVSLLTIDNGVFEVVATNGDTHLGGEDFDQRVMEHFIKLYKKKTGKDVRKDNRAVQKLRREVEKAKRALSSQHQARIEIESFYEGEDFSETLTRAKFEELNMDLFRSTMKPVQKVLEDSDLKKSDIDEIVLVGGSTRIPKIQQLVKEFFNGKEPSRGINPDEAVAYGAAVQAGVLSGDQDTGDLVLLDVCPLTLGIETVGGVMTKLIPRNTVVPTKKSQIFSTASDNQPTVTIKVYEGERPLTKDNHLLGTFDLTGIPPAPRGVPQIEVTFEIDVNGILRVTAEDKGTGNKNKITITNDQNRLTPEEIERMVNDAEKFAEEDKKLKERIDTRNELESYAYSLKNQIGDKEKLGGKLSSEDKETMEKAVEEKIEWLESHQDADIEDFKAKKKELEEIVQPIISKLYGSAGPPPTGEEYTAEKDEL encoded by the exons ATGAAGCTCTTCCTGGTGGCCACGATGCTGCTGCTGCTCGGCGCGGCGCGGGCCGAGGAGGAGGACAAGAAGGAGGACGTGGGCACGGTGGTAGGCATCGACCTCGGGACCACCTACTCCTG CGTCGGCGTGTTCAAGAACGGCCGCGTGGAGATCATCGCTAACGATCAGGGCAACCGCATCACGCCGTCCTATGTGGCCTTCACTCCTGAAGGGGAACGTCTGATCGGCGATGCCGCCAAGAACCAGCTCACCTCCAACCCCGAGAACACGGTCTTTGACGCCAAGCGGCTCATCGGCCGCATGTGGAACGACCCGTCTGTGCAACAGGACATCAAATTCTTGCCGTTCAAG GTGgttgaaaagaaaactaaaccatACATTCAAGTCGATATTGGAGGTGGGCAAACAAAGACATTTGCTCCAGAAGAAATTTCTGCCATGGTTCTcactaaaatgaaagaaactgcTGAGGCTTATTTGGGAAAGAAG GTTACCCATGCAGTTGTTACCGTACCAGCCTATTTCAATGATGCCCAACGCCAAGCAACCAAAGATGCTGGAACTATTGCTGGGCTAAATGTTATGAGGATCATCAATGAGCC TACGGCAGCTGCTATTGCTTATGGCCTGGAtaagagggagggggagaagaacATCCTGGTGTTTGACCTGGGTGGTGGAACCTTCGATGTGTCTCTTCTCACCATTGACAATGGCGTCTTCGAAGTTGTGGCCACTAATGGAGATACTCATCTGGGTGGAGAAGACTTTGACCAGCGTGTCATGGAACACTTCATCAAGCTGTACAAAAAGAAGACTGGCAAAGACGTCAGGAAAGACAACAGAGCCGTGCAGAAACTCCGGCGTGAGGTAGAAAAGGCCAAACGGGCCCTGTCTTCTCAACATCAAGCAAGAATTGAAATTGAGTCCTTCTACGAAGGAGAAGACTTTTCCGAGACCCTGACTCGGGCCAAATTTGAAGAGCTAAACATG gatCTGTTCCGGTCTACTATGAAGCCTGTCCAGAAAGTGTTGGAAGATTCTGATTTGAAAAAGTCTGATATTGATGAAATTGTTCTTGTTGGTGGCTCTACTCGAATTCCAAAGATTCAGCAACTGGTTAAAGAGTTCTTCAATGGCAAGGAACCATCCCGTGGCATAAACCCAGATGAGGCTGTAGCATATGGcgctgctgtccaggctggtgtgctcTCTGGTGATCAAGATACAG GTGACCTGGTACTGCTTGATGTATGTCCGCTTACACTTGGTATTGAAACTGTGGGAGGTGTCATGACCAAACTGATTCCAAGGAACACAGTGGTGCCCACCAAGAAGTCTCAGATCTTTTCTACAGCTTCTGATAATCAACCAACTGTTACAATCAAGGTCTATGAAG GTGAAAGACCCCTGACAAAAGACAATCATCTGCTGGGTACATTTGATCTGACTGGAATTCCTCCTGCTCCTCGTGGGGTCCCACAGATTGAAGTCACCTTTGAGATAGATGTGAATGGTATTCTTCGAGTGACAGCTGAAGACAAGGGTACAGGGAACAAAAATAAGATCACAATTACCAATGACCAGAATCGCCTGACACCTGAAGAAATCGAAAGGATGGTTAATGATGCTGAGAAGTTTGCTGAAGAAGATAAAAAGCTCAAGGAGCGCATCGATACTCGAAATGAGTTGGAAAGTTATGCCTATTCTCTAAAGAATCAGATTGGAGATAAAGAAAAGCTGGGAGGTAAACTTTCCTCTGAAGATAAGGAGACCATGGAAAAAGCTGTAGAAGAAAAGATCGAATGGCTGGAAAGCCACCAAGATGCTGACATTGAAGACTTCAAAGCTAAGAAGAAAGAACTGGAAGAAATTGTTCAGCCAATTATCAGCAAACTCTATGGCAGTGCAGGCCCTCCACCAACCGGTGAAGAGTATACAGCAGAAAAGGATGAGTTGTAG